From the genome of Miscanthus floridulus cultivar M001 chromosome 10, ASM1932011v1, whole genome shotgun sequence, one region includes:
- the LOC136488515 gene encoding patatin-like protein 1, whose amino-acid sequence MGRPLFAAKDITEFYLKKGPNIFVPPTRQIRKNHIILWSPFTLKTEAKKPVLFTAPDPINPSGKRNQETGATLISPRSSLTETGQRRKYLSFRTSAWPRRQRRPTFRPHYFQAYNTNGWPRCDFHLVDGGVGANNPTMVAISRIAREGYSAKMAS is encoded by the exons ATGGGACGCCCGCTGTTCGCCGCCAAGGACATCACGGAATTCTACCTCAAAAAGGGGCCTAATATCTTCGTCCCTCCaa CTAGGCAAATAAGGAAAAACCACATCATACTTTGGTCTCCGTTTACATTGAAAACTGAAGCTAAAAAACCTGTTCTCTTCACTGCTCCTGATCCAATCAATCCATCAGGGAAGAGGAATCAAGAAACTGGAGCTACCCTGATTTCTCCTCGTTCGAGCCTCACGGAAACGGGCCAGAGGAGAAAATACCTCTCATTTCGGACGTCTGCATGGCCACGACGGCAGCGCCGACCTACTTTCCGGCCGCACTACTTCCAGGCCTACAACACCAACGGTTGGCCCCGGTGTGATTTCCACCTCGTCGACGGCGGCGTGGGCGCCAACAACCCCACCATGGTTGCCATATCGAGGATCGCCAGGGAGGGCTACTCTGCGAAAATGGCAAGTTGA